The Atribacter laminatus genome contains the following window.
TACGCGGAGCTTTTATTTTTATGTCAGATCTAATCCGGAATATTTCGGTTCCCTTAAGTGTTGACTTTATGTCTATATCAAGTTATGGGGATGACAGCGAGTCGGGTGGAGTCATTAGAATATTAAAAGACTTAGATAAACCAATTCATAATAAGCATGTTCTTATCATTGAAGATATTGTTGATACCGGCCTCACTCTGCAACATCTGAAGGAGGTTCTTGCCATTCGAGAACCAGCAAGCTTGAGAGTATGTGCATTATTGGACAAAAAAGAAAGAAGAATAGTCAATAATTTAGAAGCTGAATATACCGGTTTTGTGATTCCTGATCAGTTTGTGGTTGGGTACGGTTTAGATTATGCTGAAAAATACCGGAATTATCCTTTTATCTTTGTGCTGAAATCAAAATATTATCAAGGGATTTGATATGTTACAATTATTTTAAATTATTATTTTTTTAGAATACACTTATATAAAAATATCTGAATAAATATTAGAAAATGACAAAAGGAGAATATTGATTATGTTTCTTAGTCGGAATAATCAGAGGAGGATGAAATAATAAGTGAAACTGAATAATACCCCTGGAGGGAAATTTTACAGAAACATGGGATTTTATCTCTTGTTTCTTATCATAGTAGTTTCATTAGTAACCTCCTTTATGCAACAGGAAATACCACCTCAAGCTTTTACCTATACCGAATTCATTGATTTGGTTAAAGAAAATGAGGTTGAGAGCGTTACTATAATGGATAAAAATATATTAGGCAGCCTCAGAGACGGGACCAACTTTACCACGTATGCTCCAGAAGACCCTCAATTGATTGAAATCCTAAGAAACCAAAATGTCAACATTGATGCCAAACCGCCTACTGAGCCGTCTTGGTGGTCAAGGATTCTTGGATCGCTTCTACCAACAGCTTTGCTTATTATTGTGTGGATTTTTTTACTTCAGCAATTTCAGGGTGGAGGAAGTAAAGTCACTTCATTTTCCAAAAGTCATGCTCGAATGGTAGATGCCGAAAAGGTGAAGATTACCTTTGACGATGTTGCAGGTATTGAAGAGGTAAAAGAAGAATTAAGTGAAGTGGTTGATTTTCTAAAGAATCCTCGAAAATTCCAGAAATTAGGAGCTCGAATCCCCCGTGGCGTATTATTATACGGACCGCCAGGCACAGGGAAAACCCTTTTAGCCAAAGCAGTAGCCGGTGAAGCAGGGGTTCCTTTTTTTAGCATCAGTGGTTCCGATTTTGTGGAAATGTTCGTTGGTGTTGGAGCAGCCCGGGTTCGAGATCTGTTTGGAAATGCCAAACGAAATTCTCCTTGTATAATTTTTGTTGATGAGCTGGATGCTGTTGGGCGGCATCGAGGTGCTGGTTTAGGGGGAGGACACGATGAAAGGGAACAAACATTAAATCAACTTTTAGTGGAAATGGATGGGTTTGATCCAAATCAGGGGGTTATATTGATTGCGGCTACCAACCGACCTGATATTCTCGATCCAGCTCTCCTCAGACCAGGTCGCTTTGACAGGAGAATTGCCGTACCACGGCCTGATGTTTCTGGAAGAGAAGCGATCCTCAAGGTTCATGCTAAGGGGAAACCCTTGGGGAAAGATATTGATCTCAAAATATTAGCTCGAAGAACTCCGGGCTTTGTGGGGGCTGACCTTGCCAACATGATGAACGAAGCAGCATTGCTTGCCGCCCGTAAAGGAAAAGATTTCATTGAAATGTCGGATCTGGAAGAATCCATTGATAAAGTTGTTGCTGGACCGGAAAGGAAAAACGTCATAATTAGCGAGAAGGAAAAGAAAGTTGTAGCTTATCATGAGGCTGGTCATGCATTAGTAGCAAGGTTTCTTCCTAACACCGATCCGGTCCATAAAATATCAATAATTCCGCGTGGTGGAGCAGCTCTTGGATATACCTTACAACTTCCAACTGAAGATCGATATCTTATCAGTAAACAAGAATTGATGACTCGTTTGGCAGTCCTATTAGGAGGGCGAGTCGCTGAAGAAATCGTTTTTGGAGATATAACCACTGGTGCTCATGATGATTTGCAGAAAGCAACTGAAATAGCCAGAGAGATGGTTTGTGAATATGGTATGAGCGACACCCTGGGACCTTTAACTTTAGGACGCAGACATAAGGAAGTTTTTTTGGGGAAAGACATTGCAGAAGACCGAAATTACAGCGAAGAAGTTGC
Protein-coding sequences here:
- the hpt gene encoding hypoxanthine phosphoribosyltransferase: MDDFIDKILISQEEIETRVNELAKQISKDYVGKEIRAIGILRGAFIFMSDLIRNISVPLSVDFMSISSYGDDSESGGVIRILKDLDKPIHNKHVLIIEDIVDTGLTLQHLKEVLAIREPASLRVCALLDKKERRIVNNLEAEYTGFVIPDQFVVGYGLDYAEKYRNYPFIFVLKSKYYQGI
- the ftsH gene encoding ATP-dependent zinc metalloprotease FtsH → MGFYLLFLIIVVSLVTSFMQQEIPPQAFTYTEFIDLVKENEVESVTIMDKNILGSLRDGTNFTTYAPEDPQLIEILRNQNVNIDAKPPTEPSWWSRILGSLLPTALLIIVWIFLLQQFQGGGSKVTSFSKSHARMVDAEKVKITFDDVAGIEEVKEELSEVVDFLKNPRKFQKLGARIPRGVLLYGPPGTGKTLLAKAVAGEAGVPFFSISGSDFVEMFVGVGAARVRDLFGNAKRNSPCIIFVDELDAVGRHRGAGLGGGHDEREQTLNQLLVEMDGFDPNQGVILIAATNRPDILDPALLRPGRFDRRIAVPRPDVSGREAILKVHAKGKPLGKDIDLKILARRTPGFVGADLANMMNEAALLAARKGKDFIEMSDLEESIDKVVAGPERKNVIISEKEKKVVAYHEAGHALVARFLPNTDPVHKISIIPRGGAALGYTLQLPTEDRYLISKQELMTRLAVLLGGRVAEEIVFGDITTGAHDDLQKATEIAREMVCEYGMSDTLGPLTLGRRHKEVFLGKDIAEDRNYSEEVAYTIDKEVRSIIDSAYEQARKLIVENRDKLDKLTTILLEKEVLEREEIDNILEINEKENSEIPTEKDKNQQTSTAPLLSDIPSDQEGRINTK